The Lewinellaceae bacterium genome has a segment encoding these proteins:
- the rsgA gene encoding ribosome small subunit-dependent GTPase A yields MGLHELGYNERMETFRKENKLEDFEIGRISQEHKERYIVSTAEGELDAEITGNMRFAAQSREDFPAVGDWVALSVFDDLAIIHKIFPRYSTIKRQAVGHFGEVQIIATNIDFAFLIQTADRDFNINRLERYLTLCYESKVRPIIVLNKTDLVDEAEKHDLLERITARIRGVPVVAISNETKSGYETLMEFIEPGKTYCLLGSSGVGKSTLMNNLSGKTLMKTDEISQSSSKGRHVTSHRELVLLENGGILIDNPGMREVGIADAGSGLEETFDDIVALAQNCKFKDCTHTSEIGCAVIEAVEAGEIEEDAYENFLKLEREKARFESSVAERRKRDKAFGKMVKNMKKDHKKMNR; encoded by the coding sequence ATGGGATTGCATGAACTTGGATACAACGAGAGGATGGAGACTTTCCGGAAAGAGAATAAGCTTGAGGATTTTGAGATCGGAAGGATATCCCAGGAACACAAAGAACGGTATATCGTGAGCACTGCCGAAGGAGAACTGGATGCCGAAATTACCGGGAATATGCGTTTTGCTGCTCAAAGCCGTGAGGATTTTCCGGCGGTTGGCGATTGGGTGGCGCTGAGCGTCTTTGATGACCTCGCGATTATCCACAAGATATTTCCCCGGTATTCCACCATAAAAAGGCAGGCGGTTGGTCATTTTGGGGAAGTGCAGATCATTGCCACCAACATTGATTTTGCCTTTCTCATCCAGACGGCCGACAGGGATTTTAACATCAACCGGCTGGAAAGGTACCTGACATTGTGTTATGAATCCAAAGTCCGGCCTATCATCGTGCTCAATAAAACAGACCTGGTGGATGAGGCCGAAAAGCATGATCTTTTGGAACGGATCACGGCCAGGATCAGGGGCGTGCCCGTTGTGGCGATCAGTAATGAGACAAAATCCGGCTATGAAACGCTCATGGAATTCATTGAGCCGGGCAAGACCTATTGCCTGTTGGGGTCATCCGGTGTGGGGAAATCCACCCTGATGAATAATCTTTCCGGCAAAACGCTCATGAAAACGGATGAGATTAGCCAGAGTTCTTCCAAGGGGAGGCACGTTACGAGCCACCGTGAATTGGTATTGCTTGAAAATGGCGGGATCCTGATCGATAACCCGGGGATGCGTGAAGTGGGCATTGCTGATGCCGGCAGTGGTCTGGAAGAGACTTTTGACGATATTGTAGCCCTGGCCCAAAATTGCAAATTCAAGGATTGTACTCATACCAGTGAAATCGGTTGTGCCGTGATTGAAGCGGTTGAGGCAGGGGAGATAGAGGAGGATGCCTATGAAAATTTTCTCAAGCTGGAACGCGAGAAGGCCCGTTTTGAATCCTCTGTTGCCGAGCGGCGCAAAAGAGACAAGGCTTTTGGTAAAATGGTAAAAAACATGAAGAAGGATCATAAGAAAATGAACCGTTAA
- a CDS encoding ABC transporter ATP-binding protein: protein MNQTPVRRFWSLLRLYKNQLRQIYAFAIFNGIVNLSLPLGIQAIINFLQTGEVTSSWVLLVIFVLLGIAVTGIIQVYQLRIVENIQQDIFARSSVEFAYRIPKIKFLKLDEIHAPELANRFFDTLTIQKGLPKILIDFSLASFQIVFGLILLAIYSPYFIILGLALFFILWVIFRITGVKGLATSLKESKYKYQLAHWLEEVARINKSFKINAFNGLHLIKMDDITYKYLEARENHFKVLLNQFRYFIGFKVFVAAGLLILGGLLVFQEQMNIGQFVAAEIMIILIINSVEKVIRVIDTIYDVLTALEKIGYVTDLELDQENGQLNMETKGPVEVEARNISFTYPDEKRSLFDELSFKVPAGARVVIAGETGTGKSTLLHLLAGVHPLDGGEILINGIPMDNYSRKQLYDRTGMAFSSNQLFEGTIRENILMGREVPERKILEVIRLLRLEEFIVRQPGGLDCAIDSGGRRLPRSFIQKLLVARTIIGDPILLLMEDPLQFVSDEEKNKIIDYIMDPERNWTVIVVADYAYWKTKSNQVLELKNKI from the coding sequence ATGAATCAAACGCCGGTACGCAGATTTTGGAGTTTATTGCGGTTGTATAAAAACCAGTTGCGCCAAATTTATGCATTTGCCATCTTCAACGGGATCGTCAATTTGTCTCTCCCCCTCGGAATACAGGCCATCATCAACTTTTTGCAAACCGGGGAGGTGACCTCCTCCTGGGTGTTATTGGTCATTTTTGTGCTTTTAGGCATTGCCGTTACGGGCATCATCCAGGTCTATCAGTTGCGTATCGTCGAAAATATACAACAGGATATTTTTGCCCGTTCTTCCGTTGAGTTCGCTTACCGTATTCCCAAAATAAAATTCTTGAAGCTGGATGAAATACACGCTCCGGAACTGGCCAACCGTTTTTTTGATACCCTGACCATTCAAAAAGGGTTGCCAAAGATATTGATCGATTTTTCATTGGCTTCTTTCCAGATCGTTTTCGGATTAATTCTACTGGCTATTTACAGCCCTTATTTTATCATTCTTGGATTGGCTCTCTTTTTTATTCTCTGGGTCATTTTCAGGATAACGGGTGTCAAGGGCCTGGCGACCAGTCTCAAAGAAAGTAAATACAAATATCAACTGGCCCACTGGCTTGAAGAAGTGGCCAGGATCAATAAAAGTTTTAAGATAAATGCTTTCAACGGGTTGCATTTAATTAAAATGGATGACATCACCTACAAATATTTAGAAGCCCGGGAAAATCATTTTAAAGTACTGCTCAACCAATTCCGTTATTTTATTGGATTCAAAGTATTTGTTGCAGCCGGATTATTGATTTTGGGTGGTTTGCTGGTCTTCCAGGAACAGATGAATATCGGCCAATTTGTAGCCGCTGAGATCATGATCATCCTCATTATCAATTCGGTTGAAAAGGTCATTCGCGTGATTGATACCATTTACGATGTTTTGACAGCGCTGGAGAAAATAGGTTACGTTACAGACCTTGAATTGGATCAGGAAAACGGGCAATTGAATATGGAGACGAAAGGCCCCGTTGAGGTGGAAGCCCGGAATATTAGTTTTACTTATCCCGATGAGAAGCGATCGTTGTTTGATGAACTGTCCTTCAAAGTTCCGGCCGGCGCCAGGGTGGTTATTGCCGGGGAAACGGGAACAGGAAAATCTACGCTCCTGCATTTACTCGCCGGGGTTCATCCTTTGGATGGAGGAGAAATACTGATCAATGGCATCCCCATGGATAATTATTCCAGAAAACAATTGTACGACAGAACAGGAATGGCTTTTTCCTCCAACCAGCTTTTTGAAGGTACTATTCGTGAAAACATTTTAATGGGAAGGGAGGTGCCGGAACGAAAAATTTTGGAAGTGATCCGATTACTGAGATTGGAAGAATTTATTGTCAGACAACCCGGAGGACTGGACTGTGCCATTGATTCAGGAGGCAGGAGGTTGCCGAGAAGTTTTATTCAGAAATTATTGGTGGCCCGAACGATTATCGGCGACCCAATACTGTTGTTGATGGAAGACCCGCTACAGTTTGTCAGCGATGAAGAGAAAAATAAAATCATTGATTATATCATGGATCCGGAGAGAAATTGGACGGTTATTGTGGTGGCGGATTACGCCTATTGGAAGACAAAGAGTAACCAGGTGCTTGAACTTAAAAATAAGATTTAA
- a CDS encoding PH domain-containing protein: MVTNLQNELRQHLNQGESLLWTGTPKKGILFNSGDLFLIPFSIFWCGFAIFWMYGASEGGGIFALFGIPFVVIGLYLLFGRFFLEAAQRANTVYGITNTRIIIKSGIYSKTVKSLQIKTLADIQVTEKTDGSGTITIGAGNPYNAKSVSLNRLPGVPLTPVLELIPNARKVFNQIVELQQEQ, encoded by the coding sequence ATGGTCACAAATCTTCAAAATGAATTGCGGCAGCATCTGAACCAGGGCGAATCCCTGCTTTGGACCGGCACACCGAAAAAGGGCATACTCTTCAATTCCGGCGATCTTTTCCTCATCCCTTTCAGTATCTTTTGGTGCGGCTTCGCTATATTCTGGATGTATGGAGCTTCAGAAGGAGGGGGGATTTTTGCACTGTTTGGGATCCCTTTTGTAGTGATCGGGCTCTATTTGTTGTTTGGACGATTTTTTCTTGAGGCCGCTCAACGGGCCAATACGGTGTACGGGATCACCAACACCAGGATCATTATCAAATCGGGTATTTATAGCAAAACCGTTAAATCTCTCCAAATCAAAACGCTGGCGGATATTCAAGTTACGGAAAAAACAGACGGCAGCGGAACCATCACTATCGGGGCAGGAAATCCTTACAATGCTAAGTCTGTTAGTTTGAATAGATTGCCGGGAGTACCCCTAACTCCTGTGTTGGAGCTGATTCCTAATGCCAGGAAGGTATTCAACCAGATCGTCGAACTACAGCAGGAGCAATAG
- a CDS encoding VOC family protein has protein sequence MIQFAHTNLITDDWQKLADFYINVFGCKPLFPERDLKGKWLDRATGIRDAHLKGIHLALPGYENDLPTLEIFQYISNIESPESVPNTKGFGHIAFKVENVSEWLDRLLAHGGSMVGEVVETEIDGAGTLVFVYARDIDGNIIELQSWKK, from the coding sequence ATGATCCAATTTGCCCACACCAACCTTATTACTGACGACTGGCAAAAACTGGCCGATTTTTACATCAACGTCTTCGGCTGTAAACCTTTATTCCCGGAAAGGGATCTGAAAGGGAAATGGCTGGATCGTGCTACCGGCATCCGTGATGCACATCTCAAAGGGATTCACCTGGCCCTTCCTGGTTACGAAAATGATCTTCCGACGCTTGAAATTTTTCAATACATCTCCAACATAGAAAGCCCCGAATCGGTACCGAATACGAAGGGATTTGGACACATTGCTTTTAAGGTTGAAAACGTTTCGGAATGGCTGGATCGTTTGCTGGCCCACGGAGGGTCGATGGTGGGCGAGGTGGTGGAAACAGAGATCGACGGTGCCGGGACCCTTGTCTTCGTTTATGCCCGTGACATCGACGGAAATATCATTGAATTACAAAGCTGGAAAAAATAA
- a CDS encoding RidA family protein, protein MERTNYTTGAKWEDIVGYSRAVRIGNVIEVSGTTAVSNGEVVAKGSAFGQARYILNTIEEVLMNLGSCVEDVVRTRIYVTNIKDWEDIAKAHHIFFQKVKPASTMVEVSALIDPEMLVEIEVTAVVEK, encoded by the coding sequence ATGGAAAGAACAAATTACACCACAGGCGCAAAATGGGAGGATATCGTCGGTTACTCCCGGGCAGTAAGAATCGGCAATGTGATCGAAGTATCCGGCACCACTGCGGTTTCCAACGGAGAGGTGGTTGCCAAAGGCAGCGCCTTCGGACAGGCGAGGTACATCCTCAATACCATTGAAGAAGTGCTGATGAACCTCGGCAGCTGCGTAGAGGATGTCGTGCGCACCCGCATTTACGTGACCAATATCAAAGACTGGGAAGACATCGCAAAAGCCCACCATATCTTTTTTCAAAAAGTAAAACCGGCTTCCACCATGGTGGAAGTTTCAGCTCTGATCGATCCGGAGATGCTGGTGGAAATCGAAGTGACGGCAGTAGTGGAAAAATAG
- a CDS encoding DUF1801 domain-containing protein, translated as MDASKIIHINIDEYILSFPETVQQMLQELRETIRSAAPEAMECISYNMPAFKYHGMLVYFAGYKNHIGFYPTASGIRAFKDKLSDYPFSKGTVRFPLNESLPLDLIREMVDFRVRENLTKKSKKK; from the coding sequence ATGGATGCCAGTAAAATTATTCACATTAATATAGATGAGTACATCCTATCCTTCCCTGAAACTGTTCAGCAAATGTTACAGGAACTCAGGGAGACCATCCGCAGCGCAGCTCCCGAGGCAATGGAATGCATTAGCTACAACATGCCGGCTTTCAAATACCATGGTATGCTGGTGTATTTCGCAGGATATAAAAACCATATCGGCTTTTATCCCACCGCATCGGGCATCAGGGCTTTTAAAGACAAGTTATCCGACTATCCGTTCAGCAAAGGAACGGTGCGGTTTCCCTTAAACGAGTCGCTGCCATTGGATCTCATTCGTGAGATGGTTGATTTTCGGGTGAGAGAAAACCTGACAAAAAAAAGTAAGAAAAAATAA
- a CDS encoding TolC family protein translates to MKSVCLICFLLVFHNGFAQADSSLLSFNVFAEYVLNNHPLARQAALKDDFAAAEWMAARGHFDPVLSSGWNDKFFDDKHYYRLFSNQLNIPLRYGIEIEGTYENTEGVYLNPEHKTDENGLWSLGVKANLLQGLLIDERRAGLQKAEFFQKIAENQKASLLNDLLFQASQAYLLWQKDYFTREVIREGIDLAVVYFEATRTSYLNGEKTAIDTLEARMILQDREAQLQANEVLLVKSKQQLEQYLWMDGLPGELPLLTSPESQEENVFVPEDSQTMADLVNVHPLLLEKQNKKAYYEVEQRLKKDKLKPKLKVKYNPLLGTSGQGITPVFSAANFKWGIDFSMPLFFRSERAGLQQSRLKIQEVEYDILDKRNVLENKIKASLNQQQILLQQLQLQQKNIDGYLTLLEAEYEKNLFGESSVFLINKRQEKYLESRIKLIELNMKYKMEQLNYLYLSNRLLYVILN, encoded by the coding sequence TTGAAATCAGTGTGTCTGATCTGTTTTCTCCTCGTTTTCCATAATGGTTTTGCCCAGGCAGATTCCTCTTTATTGTCTTTTAACGTGTTTGCGGAATATGTACTGAACAATCATCCTCTGGCCCGGCAGGCGGCATTGAAAGATGATTTTGCTGCCGCGGAATGGATGGCTGCCAGGGGACATTTCGATCCTGTGCTCTCTTCAGGCTGGAACGATAAATTTTTTGACGATAAACACTATTACCGACTCTTTTCCAACCAGTTAAATATTCCCCTTCGGTATGGAATTGAAATTGAAGGCACTTATGAAAATACAGAAGGCGTCTATTTGAATCCCGAGCATAAAACCGACGAGAACGGCCTTTGGAGCCTTGGCGTGAAAGCTAATTTACTCCAGGGCTTATTGATCGATGAGCGTAGAGCCGGTTTACAAAAAGCGGAATTTTTTCAAAAGATTGCAGAAAATCAAAAAGCATCCCTTTTGAATGACCTGCTTTTCCAGGCTTCACAAGCCTACTTGTTGTGGCAAAAAGATTATTTTACCCGGGAAGTGATCAGGGAAGGGATTGATCTGGCGGTTGTTTATTTTGAGGCCACCAGAACCTCTTATCTAAACGGGGAAAAAACAGCCATCGACACCCTTGAAGCCCGGATGATTCTTCAGGACAGGGAGGCACAGCTACAGGCGAACGAGGTTTTATTGGTAAAATCCAAACAGCAATTAGAACAGTATCTTTGGATGGATGGCTTGCCGGGGGAATTGCCACTGCTCACTTCGCCGGAGTCCCAGGAGGAGAATGTTTTTGTCCCTGAGGATAGCCAAACTATGGCTGATCTGGTCAATGTTCATCCTCTATTGCTCGAGAAACAAAATAAGAAAGCATATTATGAGGTCGAACAACGCCTCAAAAAAGATAAACTCAAACCCAAACTCAAAGTCAAATACAATCCATTGTTGGGCACTTCCGGTCAGGGGATTACACCTGTTTTTTCCGCGGCCAATTTTAAATGGGGAATTGACTTTTCAATGCCCTTGTTTTTCAGAAGCGAAAGGGCCGGACTTCAGCAAAGCCGGTTGAAAATACAGGAGGTAGAATATGACATCCTGGATAAGCGTAATGTGCTGGAGAATAAAATAAAAGCGAGTTTGAACCAGCAGCAAATCCTTTTGCAGCAGTTGCAATTGCAGCAAAAAAACATTGATGGTTATTTGACGTTGCTAGAGGCTGAGTATGAAAAAAACCTTTTCGGGGAGAGTTCTGTATTTTTGATCAACAAACGCCAGGAGAAATACCTGGAAAGCAGGATCAAATTAATAGAACTGAACATGAAATATAAAATGGAACAATTGAATTATCTTTACTTAAGCAACCGACTGCTTTATGTTATCTTAAATTAA
- a CDS encoding Rrf2 family transcriptional regulator has translation MSYSLSFSKAILVVIFISDKIRQEQFEFLSTAAISKILNIPKPTLVKILQGLSSAGIIETKEGKQGGIRLAKDPSKITVLDIMNAVEKGKTLFQTSFNILAEGKRPDKAQAFLTTIFRKAEDDMKQALAQQTIDDILKEMGK, from the coding sequence ATGAGTTATTCGCTATCCTTTTCCAAAGCCATTTTAGTGGTTATTTTTATTTCTGATAAAATTCGTCAGGAACAGTTTGAATTTCTTTCCACAGCGGCTATTTCAAAAATACTCAATATCCCCAAGCCTACCCTGGTCAAAATATTACAGGGGCTCAGCTCCGCCGGGATCATAGAAACCAAGGAAGGCAAACAGGGAGGAATAAGGCTGGCAAAGGATCCTTCTAAAATTACCGTTTTAGATATCATGAATGCGGTTGAAAAAGGCAAAACCTTATTTCAGACATCCTTCAATATCCTCGCAGAGGGGAAAAGACCCGATAAAGCTCAGGCATTTTTGACCACTATATTTAGAAAGGCGGAAGATGATATGAAACAAGCACTTGCTCAGCAAACCATTGATGACATTTTGAAAGAGATGGGAAAATAA
- a CDS encoding acyl-CoA thioesterase, protein MKFYSRKLIKPGDLNARNTLFGGALLKWIDEEAGIYSMTKLDSKSVVTKYISEINFVNSARQGDVIEIGLGFKSIGRTSISFSCTVRNLFSKQIIIIIDNLVFVNVDEHGSPKPHGKTLDNLSLDLKA, encoded by the coding sequence ATGAAATTTTATTCCAGGAAATTAATCAAACCCGGTGACCTTAATGCTCGTAATACTTTATTTGGCGGGGCACTGCTTAAGTGGATAGACGAAGAAGCAGGGATTTATTCAATGACAAAGCTTGATTCCAAAAGCGTGGTGACGAAATATATTTCAGAAATAAATTTTGTAAACTCTGCCCGACAGGGTGATGTAATTGAGATTGGCCTGGGATTTAAATCTATTGGGCGGACTTCGATTTCTTTTTCTTGTACCGTCAGAAATTTATTTTCCAAACAAATCATCATAATCATTGACAATTTAGTATTTGTTAACGTGGACGAGCATGGCAGCCCAAAGCCTCATGGCAAAACTTTGGATAATTTGTCGCTCGATCTAAAAGCGTAA
- a CDS encoding cupin domain-containing protein, producing the protein MEKVNVPEKLSLFSDHWNPRIVGELNGQYVKLAKLKGEFVWHKHEEEDELFYVVSGKLKLEFRDKVVHLAPNEFYIVPRGIEHRPVAEEEVSVMLFEPVGTLNTGDTINAFTKETLNKI; encoded by the coding sequence ATGGAAAAAGTAAATGTGCCCGAAAAGTTATCCCTTTTTTCTGACCACTGGAACCCGCGCATCGTGGGTGAACTAAACGGGCAATATGTCAAGCTGGCCAAGCTTAAAGGCGAATTCGTCTGGCACAAACACGAGGAGGAAGATGAATTATTTTATGTGGTGAGTGGGAAACTCAAACTCGAATTCAGAGACAAAGTCGTACATTTGGCCCCCAATGAGTTTTATATTGTCCCAAGAGGCATAGAACACCGGCCGGTGGCCGAAGAAGAGGTGTCGGTGATGCTTTTCGAGCCTGTGGGGACTTTAAATACAGGGGATACGATAAATGCATTTACAAAAGAAACATTGAACAAAATTTAG
- a CDS encoding DUF1295 domain-containing protein, producing MINTDQLNFYLLIWIAVAIVLFPFQLRITAPYGRHTTKKWGPVMDNKMGWLVMESISILLFGWLFLTGDNEKTWPMWLFFAIWVGHYTYRSFIYPFRTKTKGKVIPVSIVLMAIFFNLINGFTNGYYLGSLAEGYPVSWFWDVRFITGILLFAGGAYINFSSDNILLALRKPGETGYTIPHGGLFKYISCPNLFGEILEWFGFAVMCWNLPALAFAVWTAANLIPRALSHHRWYRSHFQDYPAKRKAVVPWVV from the coding sequence ATGATCAACACAGACCAGTTAAACTTTTACCTCCTCATCTGGATTGCCGTAGCGATTGTTTTGTTCCCTTTTCAATTGAGGATCACGGCCCCTTACGGGCGGCACACTACTAAAAAATGGGGCCCCGTTATGGACAACAAAATGGGCTGGCTGGTGATGGAGAGCATTTCCATTCTTCTTTTTGGCTGGCTGTTTTTAACCGGGGACAACGAAAAAACCTGGCCCATGTGGTTGTTTTTTGCCATATGGGTCGGGCATTATACCTACCGGAGTTTTATTTATCCGTTCCGGACCAAAACCAAAGGGAAAGTCATTCCTGTTTCCATCGTATTGATGGCCATTTTTTTCAACCTTATTAACGGGTTTACCAACGGTTATTACCTGGGAAGCCTTGCCGAGGGATACCCCGTTTCATGGTTTTGGGATGTGAGGTTTATCACGGGAATTTTACTATTTGCCGGAGGGGCTTACATCAACTTCAGTTCCGATAATATTTTGCTGGCTTTGCGCAAACCGGGTGAGACAGGTTATACCATTCCCCATGGAGGACTTTTTAAATACATTTCCTGCCCCAATCTTTTTGGAGAAATATTAGAGTGGTTCGGGTTTGCTGTAATGTGCTGGAATTTGCCGGCGCTGGCCTTTGCTGTCTGGACGGCGGCCAACCTGATTCCCCGTGCACTCAGCCACCATCGTTGGTATCGGTCGCATTTCCAGGATTATCCGGCCAAAAGGAAGGCGGTTGTGCCGTGGGTTGTGTAA
- a CDS encoding GNAT family N-acetyltransferase, with protein sequence MKYLTTKTLSALQKKEIIALWNAEFVTTIRMGGVEDLEKYLAGVTNHCHLFMLDEAGVIKGWFFTFDREGQRWFVMIVSSGFQGKGYGSALVAKGKEGHSELNGWVVDSLDYKIQNGITYRPPLDFYRKNGFEILPDIVQETPRLRTIKIRWTEKPEKIDLS encoded by the coding sequence ATGAAATACCTCACGACTAAAACACTTTCAGCCCTTCAAAAAAAGGAAATCATTGCCCTTTGGAATGCTGAATTTGTCACCACCATCCGTATGGGAGGAGTGGAGGATCTTGAAAAGTATTTGGCAGGAGTGACGAATCATTGCCATCTTTTTATGCTCGATGAAGCGGGCGTGATCAAAGGATGGTTTTTTACGTTTGACCGGGAAGGCCAGCGATGGTTCGTCATGATCGTATCCTCCGGATTTCAGGGTAAAGGATATGGCAGTGCACTGGTTGCGAAAGGCAAGGAAGGGCATTCGGAACTCAATGGCTGGGTCGTCGATTCATTGGACTACAAGATTCAAAACGGGATCACCTACCGGCCTCCGCTCGATTTTTATCGAAAAAACGGGTTTGAGATTCTGCCGGATATCGTGCAGGAAACGCCGAGGTTGAGAACGATAAAAATCAGGTGGACAGAAAAACCGGAAAAGATTGATTTATCCTAA
- a CDS encoding HlyD family efflux transporter periplasmic adaptor subunit has protein sequence MLNISENSIAEFVDLKRFKAFRLLRKKSFKKFPLYLGIVLLAGLVISLFLPWTQNIEAKGYVTTRSPEQRPQAIQSVISGKLEKWYVREGDFVEAGDTIVYISEVKSEYFDPNLIERTTEQAQAKSQSIDVYDNKVTALENQYEALEDGLRLKLLQTRNKIEQTRNKIRIDSIDLYAYRANYEIALNQLSRTQELYDKGLKSLSELQEKQLKVQEVQAKVTVQENKLLNQKNEYANLKIELPAIESEYADKLSKSQSDRQTAFSGRLEAVAAASKLQNQLSNYSLRQNFYYITAPQSGYITKTLKKGVGEIIKEGTDIATIMPAVYDLAVEIYVKPQDLPLLQTGNEVRLRFDGWPAIVISGWPESSTGIFDGEIAAIDQFISENGHYRMLISPAGTRKSWPEQLRFGAGANTFILLNDVPLWYEVWRQLNGFPPDFYRKGKEENQDVKRKAPIKSVK, from the coding sequence ATGCTGAATATCTCGGAAAATAGCATCGCGGAATTCGTTGATCTGAAGCGGTTCAAGGCTTTTCGGTTGTTGCGAAAAAAAAGTTTCAAAAAATTTCCGCTTTACCTTGGCATAGTTCTTTTGGCCGGGTTGGTCATCAGTTTGTTTTTGCCCTGGACTCAAAATATTGAAGCCAAAGGTTATGTAACGACCCGATCGCCGGAGCAAAGACCTCAAGCCATCCAATCCGTTATTTCCGGCAAACTGGAAAAATGGTACGTTCGGGAAGGTGATTTTGTGGAAGCCGGGGATACTATCGTTTATATTTCGGAGGTCAAAAGTGAGTATTTTGACCCCAACCTTATTGAACGCACTACGGAACAGGCTCAGGCTAAATCACAGAGTATTGATGTTTATGACAATAAAGTTACAGCGCTCGAAAATCAGTATGAGGCGCTGGAAGATGGTCTCCGGTTGAAACTGTTGCAGACCCGGAACAAAATCGAACAAACGCGGAATAAAATAAGAATCGACAGCATTGATCTGTACGCTTACCGTGCAAATTATGAAATTGCCCTGAATCAGCTCAGTCGTACGCAGGAACTTTATGATAAAGGCCTGAAATCACTTTCCGAACTTCAGGAAAAACAGTTGAAAGTACAAGAGGTCCAGGCCAAGGTCACCGTCCAGGAAAATAAATTGCTCAATCAGAAAAATGAGTATGCCAATTTAAAAATCGAGTTGCCGGCCATCGAAAGCGAATATGCAGATAAACTGTCCAAATCACAATCTGACCGGCAAACGGCATTTTCCGGCAGGCTGGAAGCCGTAGCCGCTGCCTCCAAGCTTCAAAATCAATTGAGTAATTACAGCCTGCGCCAAAATTTCTACTACATCACGGCCCCTCAATCGGGATACATCACCAAGACCCTCAAAAAGGGCGTTGGGGAGATCATCAAAGAAGGAACCGATATTGCCACCATCATGCCCGCTGTTTATGATCTTGCAGTAGAAATTTATGTGAAACCGCAAGACCTTCCTTTGTTGCAGACAGGTAATGAGGTTCGCCTGCGTTTTGATGGCTGGCCCGCTATAGTAATCAGTGGCTGGCCGGAATCTTCCACAGGTATTTTTGACGGAGAAATTGCAGCTATCGACCAGTTTATCAGCGAAAATGGACACTACAGGATGTTAATAAGCCCCGCTGGAACACGAAAATCCTGGCCGGAACAATTGAGATTCGGAGCAGGAGCCAATACCTTTATCCTGCTGAACGACGTGCCTTTATGGTACGAAGTGTGGAGGCAGTTAAACGGGTTTCCACCGGATTTTTACCGGAAAGGAAAAGAAGAAAATCAGGATGTTAAACGAAAGGCTCCTATAAAATCTGTAAAATAG
- a CDS encoding DMT family protein: MKHLLTIGLLILSNSFMTFAWYGHLKFAEWKWFNKLGLFSIILISWGIAFFEYCFQVPANKFGFKANGGPFSLVELKVIQEVITLIVFMVFTLLVFKNETFRVNHLIGFIFLVLAVYFIFKK, encoded by the coding sequence ATGAAGCACCTTTTAACGATCGGGCTTTTGATCCTTTCAAACTCATTCATGACCTTTGCATGGTACGGCCACCTGAAATTTGCCGAGTGGAAATGGTTCAACAAGTTGGGATTGTTTTCCATAATCCTCATCAGCTGGGGCATTGCCTTTTTCGAGTATTGTTTCCAGGTGCCTGCCAACAAATTCGGTTTTAAAGCCAATGGCGGTCCTTTTTCCCTGGTGGAACTAAAAGTGATTCAGGAGGTGATTACCCTCATCGTATTCATGGTGTTTACTCTTTTGGTTTTTAAAAATGAGACCTTCAGAGTCAACCATTTGATCGGGTTCATTTTTTTAGTGCTGGCCGTTTACTTCATATTCAAAAAATAA